In a genomic window of Parambassis ranga chromosome 24, fParRan2.1, whole genome shotgun sequence:
- the LOC114428422 gene encoding NLR family CARD domain-containing protein 3-like, which yields MSRRERKVAMPTREELLLRALKDLGDNELKEFKWYLQKPEVLERFPIIPKSRLDKADRPDTVDQMLQTYCENTLEVTKKVLRKLDRNDLVQILSGPNSEPLAEGFLGCQKNLKSSLIKKFQGSPENVKKGGKPTVKDETYIKVSLTIEGGAEVNKDHEVRQVEAASRKAHKPETSIRPEDLFKGSPGRQEPIRTVMTQGVAGIGKTVLTQKFSLDWAKDKDHQDVHFTFPFTFRELNVLREKRFSLVELVHHFFPETKEAGICSFQEFNALFIFDGLDECRLPLDFHNTEVLTDVTESTSVHVLLTNLIRGKLLPSALLWITTRPAAANQIPPDCVDLVTEVRGFSDAQKLDFFRKKCRDEKLVSRILPHIKTSRSLHIMCHIPVFCWITAGVLEDMLETREGGELPRTLTEMYIHLLRSQAKVKNSKSHGESDVDPQWNQASREMIKCLGKLAFDQLQKGNLIFYESDLAECGINIKAASVYSGVFTQIFKEERGQYQDKVFCFVHMSVQEFLAALHVHLTFIKSGNNLLEEQQTASWMSKLSRRKPNLHQTAVDRALQSPNGHLDLFLRFLLGFSLQTNQSLLRGLLTKPGSSLQADQETIKYIKDRLEDNLTPERSINLLQCLNELNDDSLVEEIQQFLGSGRLSTHDLSPAQWSALVFILLSSEDLEVFDLKKYSASEQGLLKLLPVVKVSSRALLSFCNLSEQSYRVLCSVLSSRSSSLRQLDLSNNNLWDSGVKTLSAGLESPHCKLEILRLSGCKLTWRSCETLSSVICIQSSSLKVLDVSDNELHDSGVQLLSTGLESHHCKLETLRLSGCHVTEEGCASLASALSSNPAHLRELDLSYNHPGDSGVQPLRGAVEDRHCRLETLRVEHCGENRLKHGLKKYACELEMDPNTAHRNLKLSDNNRKVTVVTEEQPYPDHPERFDSCCWQVLCKTGLKGRCYWEVEKEGPVIIALSYKRISRKGKSSDCRLGWNDQDWTLMCTEDKFSFWHNGKQKEVHVPYGSPVSNRVAVYVDCPAGALSFYRVPLTASDPLIPLYTFNTTFTEPVYPAFGFGFGFWSYNSTVSLCEL from the exons ATGAGCCGCAGG gaaagaaaagTGGCTATGCCGACACGcgaggagctgctgctcagagcaCTGAAGGATCTGGGTGACAATGAGTTAAAGGAGTTCAAGTGGTACCTCCAAAAGCCTGAGGTCCTGGAACGCTTTCCAATCATTCCAAAGAGCCGGTTGGATAAAGCAGACAGGCCCGATACGGTGGACCAGATGCTGCAGACCTACTGTGAAAACACTCTGGAGGTGACCAAGAAGGTCCTGAGGAAACTCGATAGGAATGATCTGGTGCAGATTTTATCTGGCCCGAACTCAGAGCCTTTAGCAG AGGGTTTTCTCGGGTGCCAGAAAAATCTCAAATCCAGCCTGATAAAAAAGTTTCAGGGTTCACCTGAAAATGtcaaaaaggggggaaaacctACAGTTAAAGATGAAACCTACATAAAAGTCTCCCTGACAATAGAAGGCGGAGCAGAGGTCAACAAGgaccatgaggtcagacaggttgaagcagcatccaggaaagcccacaaaccagaaacaagcatcagaccagaagacctctttaaaggctcacctggaagacaggaaccaatcagaacagtgatgacacagggagtggctggcatcgggaaaacagtcctaacacagaagttcagtctggactgggctaaagacaaagaccaccaggatgtccacttcacatttccattcacattcagagagctgaatgtgctgagagagaaacggttcagcttggtggagcttgttcatcacttcttccctgaaaccaaagaagcaggaatctgcagcttccaGGAGTTCAACGCGCTCTTCATCTTTgacggtctggatgagtgtcgacttcctctggacttccacaacactgAGGTCCTGAccgatgtcacagagtccacctcagtgcatgtgctgctgacaaacctcatcagggggaagctgcttccctctgctctcctctggatcaccacaagacctgcagcagccaatcagatccctcctgactgtgtggacctggtgacagaggtcagagggttcagtGACGCTCAAAAACTGGACTTCTTCAGGAAGAAATGCAGAGATGAGAAACTTGTCAGCAGAATCCTACctcacatcaagacatcacgaagcctccacatcatgtgccacatcccagtcttctgctggatcactgctggagttctggaggacatgttggagaccagagagggaggggagctgcccaggaccctgactgagatgtacatccacttgcTGAGGTCTCAGGCCAAAGTGAAGAACAGCAAGTCCCACGGAGAAAGTGATGTAGATCCACAGTGGAATCAAGCAAGCAGGGAGATGATCAAGTGTCTAGGAAAattggcttttgatcagctgcagaaaggaaacctgatcttctacgAATCAGACCTGGCAGAGTGTGGCATCAATATcaaagcagcctcagtgtactcaggagtgttcacacagatctttaaagaggagagaggacagtaccaggacaaggtgttctgcttcgtCCAtatgagtgttcaggagtttctggctgctcttcatgtccatctgaccttcatcaagTCTGGAAATAATCTGCTGGaagaacaacaaacagcatCTTGGATGTCTAAACTATCAAGACGTAAACCTAATCTCCACCAGACCGCTGTGGACAGAGCCTTgcagagtccaaatggacacctggacctgttcctccgcttcctcctgggtttTTCACTGCAGACCAATCAGAGTCTCCTACGAGGCCTGCTGACAAAGCCAGGAAGTAGCTTACAGGCCGATCAGGAAACAATCAAATACATCAAGGACAGGCTTGAAGATAATCTCACTCctgagagaagcatcaatctgctccaatgtctgaatgaactgaatgatgattctctagtggaggagatccagcagttCCTGGGATCAGGACGTCTGTCCACACATGacctgtctcctgctcagtggtcagctctggtcttcattttactgtcatcagaagaccTGGAAGtctttgacctgaagaaatactctgcttcggAGCAGGGTCTTCTGAaactgctgccagtggtcaaagtctCCAGCAGAGCTCT GTTGAGTTTCTGTAACCTTTCAGAGCAGAGTTACAGAGTTCTCTGCTCAGTTCTCAGCTCTCGGTCCTCTAGTCTAAGACAGCTGGACCTGAGTAACAACAATCTGTGGGATTCAGGCGTGAAGACACTTTCAGCTGGACTGGAGAGTCCACACTGTAAACTGGAAATTCTCAG GCTCAGTGGCTGTAAGCTGACATGGAGAAGCTGTGAAACTCTGTCCTCAGTTATCTGCATCCAGTCCTCCAGCTTGAAAGTGCTGGATGTGAGTGACAATGAGTTGCATGACTCAGGAGTCCAGCTTTTGTCTACGGGGTTGGAGAGTCATCACTGTAAACTGGAAACACTCAG GTTGTCAGGCTGTCATGTGACAGAGGaaggctgtgcttctctggcatCAGCTCTGAGCTCCAACCCCGCCCATctcagagagctggacctgagctacaaccaTCCAGGAGACTCCGGAGTGCAGCCGCTGCGTGGTGCAGTGGAGGATCGTCACTGTAGGCTGGAAACGCTCAG GGTGGAGCACTGTGGAGAGAATCGGCTAAAACACGGCCTGAAGAAGT ATGCCTGTGAACTTGAAATGGATCCAAATACGGCACACagaaacctcaaactgtctgacaacaacaggaaggtgaccgtagtgacagaggagcagccatatcctgatcatccagagaGGTTcgacagctgctgctggcaggTGCTGTGTAAAACTGGTCTGAAGGGCCGATGCTACTGGGAGGTTGAGAAAGAAGGACCTGTCATCATAGCGCTGAGTTACAAAAGAATCAGCAGGAAAGGAAAaagttcagactgcaggcttgGGTGGAATGATCAGGACTGGACTCTGATGT